AAGCGTGGCAGGCGTTGTGCGAGCAACTGACCCACGGGCTGAAGAAGGACCTGTCGGTCAAACCCGTGCTCGACGCCATCGCGCAGATCCACGGCCTGCTGACCGAGCACTTTCCGGCCGAGGCGGGCCGCAATCCGAACGAACTCGACGACCGGCCGATCATCCTGTGACGCGGCGTGGCCGCGCACCCGCTCAGCGCCCCGCCGCCTCCGGCTCCCGCTTCTCCATCAGGTACCAGACCGCAGCCAGCACCTGCACCACCACCAGCGCGCCCCAGACCCACAGGTGGGCCGCCACGGGGTAGTGGCCGTCCACGGCCGGGAAGAAGTCGAGCACGAAGCCGATGCCGATCTGGAACAGGAACGTGGCCAGGAACACGGTCAGCGTCATGGCCGTGGTGGCGCGGCCAATCAGCGCGTCCGGGAACCGGCGGGCCAGCAGCGCGTAGGTCAGGATGCCGCTGGAGCCGAACACGCCGTAGGCCGCCCACAACACGCCCAGCGGCACGAACGGCAGGTGGGCCATCAGCAGGAGCTGGACGACGATGAACGCCATCATGCCGAACCCCGCGAACGCATAGAGGCTGATGCCGCGCCGCTCCAGATGGCGGGCGGCCCAGCCGGCGCCCACGCAGCCGGCCATCATCGCGATACCGATCACCGACACGAGCCGCGCGCCTTCGCCGGCGGACAGGCCCTGCACGTCGCGCATGAAGGCGCTGACCCACAGCGTCTGCACGGCCAGGAAGATGCCCTGGTTCAGCAGCGTCAGCGGCACCACGCGCCAGAAGCGCTCGCTGCTCAGGATCAGCCGCGTGCCGCGCAACTGCTCGGCAAAGCTTTCCTTGCCGGCGCGCCGCGCGTCGGGCACGCCAAACCAGAGCAGCACGGCCATGCCGAACGAGATGGCGGCCAGCCCGGCGCTGACCGTGCGCCAGTCCGTCCACGACAGCAGCCACGACAGCGGTGCCCCCACCACCACCGCGCCCAGCCCGCCGATGGCCATCACCAGCCCGTTCAGCAGCGGCATGCGCGACAGCGGAAACCACATCGACAGGGCCTGGATGGCGGCGCCCAGGCAGACGGAGACGCCCACGCCGATCATCGCGCGTCCGGCGGCCAGCCCGATCATGCCCGGCGCCCACGCAAAGACCAGCGATCCGGCCACGGCCAGCATCAGCAGCGCCGCCTCGGTCCGGCGCGGGCCAAAGCGGTCCAGCAGGATGCCGGCCGGCAGTTGCGCGCAGGCAAACCCCAGGAAGTAGAAGCTCGTGAGCAGGCCCAGGTCGCCGGCGGTCAGGCCCAGTTCGCGCGTCAGGTACGGCGCAAAGCCCAGGTTGACGCCACGGAAGATGTACGAGACCAGGAAGCCGAGCGAGAAAAACGCCAGCACGCGCCAGCGGGCGGGCGAGGCATGGGGCGAAGCGGGGCGCAGCGCATCGGCGGTGGGGGCCCGCCCGGTATCGGCAGTGGAAGAGTTCATGCCTGCCATTGTGATCACCACCATGGTGCAAGGCCAGTGAAAGATACCCGCGTCAATTGTGAGTAGAATTTGACGACTTTCCGCCCCCGCCATGGTCACCAACCGCCCCCCTCACCTGCCCCCGCTCCAGGCCCTGCGCGCCCTCGAAGCCGCCGCGCGGCACCGCAGCTTCTCGCGCGCCGCCGAGGAACTGGCGCTCACGCACAGCGCCATCAGCCACCATATCCGCGGGCTGGAGGACAACCTCGGCACCAAGCTGTTCCGGCGCACGGGGCTGACCATGACGCCGACCAGCGCCGGCGCCCGGCTGGCCGAACAGGTGCGCGGCGCGCTGGACCAGCTCGAAGCAGCGCTGCGCGAGGCCAGCGATGTGGCCGGCGACGTGGCCAGCCCGCCTGTCGTCCGGCTCCAGGTCAGCGTCATGGCCGACCTGGCCAATGCGTGGCTGATCCAGCGGCTGCCAAGCCTGCACGCGCAGGCGCCGGAACTGGACCTGCACCTGCGGCTGCATGCCGAGATCTCGCCGCCCGACCCCTATTCGGTCGATGTCGGCATCTGGCACCAGCGCGTGGACCTGCCCGGCTTTGAATGCCACAACCTCATCGAGGACCACGTGATCGCCGTGGCCAGCCCGGCATTGCTGGCGCGCTACCCCGGTTTCACGGTGGCGGACCTGCCCCGGCTGCCGATGCTCCGCTTTGCGCTGCGGCCCTGGCGCGACTGGCTGCTGCTGGCCGGCCTGCCGCCGGTGGAGCCCGAGCGCGGGCCGATCTTCCAGGACGCCGGGCTGATGCTGCAGTCGGCCGTGGCCGGGCTGGGCGTGGCCACGGCGCGCGCGCAACTGGCGCACGACTATCTGGCCAGCGGCCAGCTCGTGCAGATCGGCACCACGCGCATTCCGTCGAGCCTGCACTACTGGGTCACGTGGCGCGAAGGCAACCCGCGCGAGAAAGCCATCGTGCGCTTTCATGCCTGGCTGCGCGAGCAGGTGGAAGAATCTGCATGGCCGTCTCCCGGCTGAAACACTTCTCGTTTCGACGCCCCGTTGTGTGGGCCAACGTACGCTTCATACACGTAACAACATCGATCACATTCCTCCATAGGTTTCAAGAACGAAACACTTTGGCCGCAGCCTGTCCGCGCGGCCATGATGACCCCGCCCTCGTACTTCAGGACGAGGGCCAGGTGCCCCAGACGATCCTTTCCGCGCTGGCGTCGGCTGAACGGATGAGCCACGGATCGTACAGAGTGCGCGCCGGCACCCCTCGCCCGCGAGCCGGCGCGTTTTGCGCCACATAGCCATTCGGCGTAGCCCCACCACCCCTGCGCGCTGTCTACACCGCCTACCTTCGATTCATGGCGTATCAGGCGCTTCACGATTGATACGTTTTTGGTCGCCAGGCCACCCTTCGCGCTTTCCCGCAGCGTGCGCCGCTTACGAGACTTCCGTGTGCGTTTGAAGCGTCGCTGTCCGCACCTTCCGTTGTAATTCCTTAATGTTCCCGAAATTTGTGATGTATCCGGCCTGCACAGTTTTCGAAACATCCGGTTACAACGTCTCGCAAACGACGCAGCGGCCAAAACCCACTCCCTTGTAAATCAACGACTTGCGTCCAGTGGCACGCTCGTCGCTCCATGTCCCGCAACCACGGCAGGTTCGCAGGCTTCGCAACAGACGATGCCGGGACCACAGACCAACACAGTGGGACGGGGGGCCGAAAGGTCCGAAACAGGGAGCGAACAGGGCCGGCACGCTGCAGTGCCGCCCGGGTGGGCAAGGCCGATCAACAGGCCGGACCGCCGCAGGTTTTGCAGCAATTCAGGCGCGAGACGATCCCTGGAGAGCAGTAAGGATCGGCTCGCGGCGCCCTCCCCCAGGATGCCGGTGCCGCGTCAGGCGGCCAGGCAACAGGGTGACCGGGCCACGCCGGATGTTTCCGGCGCACCCGGACTGAGCCAGGTGGAATCGTACGGACGCCACGTCAGTGATGGCCTTGCGGTTTGGCCTCGGCCGGCAGTATCGGCCGAAACCTTGTGCCCGATCTCCAGCGGGCGCTTTTTTCCACAAACCATGACGTCAAAGGAGAAGGACATGACCTCCATGTTCGAAGGTTTCAAGCGTTTTGTTCGTGAAGAAGACGGCGCAGCGGGCGTGGAGTATGCCCTTCTGCTCGCCTTCGTGGCGCTGGTGATGGTCACGTACGGCACGACCGTCAAGACCGCCGTCGGCACCATCTGGAACTCGATCGCGACGGCCCTTTCCGCCGCCTGATCGACATGCTGCAAGCGGACCGGCGACGTTGCGCCAGCGGCGCCGGTTCGATTGCAGCGCAACACCACTCGAATTCGGACGGCTGCGCCGGGCCACGCGCCCCGCGCAACCGGCGCCCACCGCCACCGGACACTGCCATGACCACCACGATTACCGCGCTCGCCAACCTGAGCCTGGCCGCCATGGTCACGGTGGCCGCCATCGGCGACGCCCGCACGCGCCGCATCCCGAACTGGCTGGTTGCCAGCGGGATGGTCCTGGCCCTGGCGGCGCAGATCGCCACGCTGGGCCCGCGCGACGGCAGCCTGCATTGGCTGGCCGGGCTGGCCACGGGTATGGGCATCTTTCTGGCCGTGTACCTGCTGGGCGGCATGGGCGCGGGCGACGTGAAGCTGATGGGTGCGGTGGGTGCGTTCATGGGGCCGCTGGGCGGCGCGCACGTGGCCGTGGTCAGCTTTCTGGTGGGTGGCGTGCTGGCCCTGGCGGCGATGGCGATCCATCGCGAGTCGCGCCGCACGCTTGCCAGCCTGTCGGGCCTGCTGCTGGCGCTGCCGTTCGGGCGGCTGGCCGCGGCGGCGGCACGGCGCGGCCCGGCAGCGGGCGCCACCGCGCAACAGGACAAGGCCGATGGCGCCAAGCACGCCGCGCCGGCATCGCAAACATCAACGGGCAAGGCGGCCAGGTTGCCGTATGCCGTCGCCATCGCGGCCGGCACCTTGCTCGTGAAATGGGAAGTGCTCTGACGGCGGCGGCGTCACCTTCGCCACGCTAGTCAGACGGGGTCCGCGCAGCCACGTGCTGCGCCTGAGAAAGCAGGCAGTTCGAAGCAAACGGCCGAAACCGCCCGCAGGGGCTGGCGAACGGTCAGGAACGGGGGAGACGGCCATGCACGCAAGCAGCCGCACACACGCGCAACCGGGCACACGGCCCAGCGCCGCGCCACATCGCCACAGCAGCACGCCCGCGCACGGCGTGCACCACGCAACCCGTACCCGCCGGCGCACCGGTGGCGACGTCCGGCACGCCGGCGGCGCCGCGCGCCCCGTGGCCTGCCCCATCGTGCGGGCGCACCGGCCGTACCTCTTCTGATCGCGGAGACCGAGATGAAAAACCTGCGCATCCTCTTCATGTTGCTGGTGGCAACGATTGCGGGCCTGACGGCCGTGGTGCTGGCGTCGCGCTGGCTCATGCAGCAAGGCACCAGCGGCATCACCAAGGTGGCCGTGGCCAGTGCCGACATCGACCTGGGCCAGCAGCTCACGCCCGACGCCATCAAGCTCGTTGACTGGCCGTCCGCCAGCCTGCCGCCGGGCGTGGCCAGCGACGTCCAGTCGCTCGATGGCCGCGTCACCAAGGCCAGCCTGGCGCGCGGCGAGCCGATCCTGGACTCCAAGCTGACGCCGGTGGGCACCAAGGGCGGTCTGTCGGCGGTGATTGCCAGCGGCAAGCGCGCCATCACGGTGCGCGTGAACGATGTGGTGGGCGTGGCCGGCTTTGCGCTGCCGGGCAGCTTCGTCGACATCATCGTCAACACGCAGCGCGACAAGGACGGCAAGCCCGGCACCGCCGCGGCGGACCGCAACGACCAGTCGATCTCGAAGATCGTGCTGGAGAAGATCCTGGTGCTGGCCGTGGCGCAGGAGGTGAACCGCGACGAGACCAAGCCCAAGGTGGTGAACGCCGTGACGCTGGAGGTCTCGCCCGAGGAAGCCGAGAAGATCGACCTGGCACGCAGCGTGGGCACGCTCTCGCTGGTGCTGCGCAACCAGGTGGACCCGCGCCCGGTGGA
This sequence is a window from Cupriavidus pauculus. Protein-coding genes within it:
- a CDS encoding MFS transporter; translation: MNSSTADTGRAPTADALRPASPHASPARWRVLAFFSLGFLVSYIFRGVNLGFAPYLTRELGLTAGDLGLLTSFYFLGFACAQLPAGILLDRFGPRRTEAALLMLAVAGSLVFAWAPGMIGLAAGRAMIGVGVSVCLGAAIQALSMWFPLSRMPLLNGLVMAIGGLGAVVVGAPLSWLLSWTDWRTVSAGLAAISFGMAVLLWFGVPDARRAGKESFAEQLRGTRLILSSERFWRVVPLTLLNQGIFLAVQTLWVSAFMRDVQGLSAGEGARLVSVIGIAMMAGCVGAGWAARHLERRGISLYAFAGFGMMAFIVVQLLLMAHLPFVPLGVLWAAYGVFGSSGILTYALLARRFPDALIGRATTAMTLTVFLATFLFQIGIGFVLDFFPAVDGHYPVAAHLWVWGALVVVQVLAAVWYLMEKREPEAAGR
- a CDS encoding LysR substrate-binding domain-containing protein is translated as MVTNRPPHLPPLQALRALEAAARHRSFSRAAEELALTHSAISHHIRGLEDNLGTKLFRRTGLTMTPTSAGARLAEQVRGALDQLEAALREASDVAGDVASPPVVRLQVSVMADLANAWLIQRLPSLHAQAPELDLHLRLHAEISPPDPYSVDVGIWHQRVDLPGFECHNLIEDHVIAVASPALLARYPGFTVADLPRLPMLRFALRPWRDWLLLAGLPPVEPERGPIFQDAGLMLQSAVAGLGVATARAQLAHDYLASGQLVQIGTTRIPSSLHYWVTWREGNPREKAIVRFHAWLREQVEESAWPSPG
- a CDS encoding Flp family type IVb pilin, yielding MTSMFEGFKRFVREEDGAAGVEYALLLAFVALVMVTYGTTVKTAVGTIWNSIATALSAA
- a CDS encoding A24 family peptidase, with product MTTTITALANLSLAAMVTVAAIGDARTRRIPNWLVASGMVLALAAQIATLGPRDGSLHWLAGLATGMGIFLAVYLLGGMGAGDVKLMGAVGAFMGPLGGAHVAVVSFLVGGVLALAAMAIHRESRRTLASLSGLLLALPFGRLAAAAARRGPAAGATAQQDKADGAKHAAPASQTSTGKAARLPYAVAIAAGTLLVKWEVL
- the cpaB gene encoding Flp pilus assembly protein CpaB, with product MKNLRILFMLLVATIAGLTAVVLASRWLMQQGTSGITKVAVASADIDLGQQLTPDAIKLVDWPSASLPPGVASDVQSLDGRVTKASLARGEPILDSKLTPVGTKGGLSAVIASGKRAITVRVNDVVGVAGFALPGSFVDIIVNTQRDKDGKPGTAAADRNDQSISKIVLEKILVLAVAQEVNRDETKPKVVNAVTLEVSPEEAEKIDLARSVGTLSLVLRNQVDPRPVDTAGATKDSLLKVPVIAAAAPVVKTVQVVRQVAQRQAPADCIGVISGNQQRQECF